The Tistrella mobilis genome window below encodes:
- a CDS encoding usg protein, which yields MNEIEAILRDNRITTAEILYHMPDHPTVLQSFIWQFLDIAPRFPKLRSFLDFWTREIDGRIHSVTVANSALAAPARWRHLDGVWRLQ from the coding sequence ATGAACGAAATCGAGGCCATCCTACGCGACAATCGCATCACCACGGCAGAAATTCTTTACCATATGCCCGATCATCCAACGGTTTTGCAGAGCTTCATCTGGCAGTTTCTGGATATTGCCCCCCGCTTTCCGAAATTGCGATCATTCCTGGATTTTTGGACCCGCGAGATTGACGGCCGTATTCACTCGGTGACCGTCGCAAATTCAGCACTCGCGGCACCTGCGCGCTGGCGGCATCTCGACGGGGTCTGGCGTCTGCAATAA
- the purM gene encoding phosphoribosylformylglycinamidine cyclo-ligase codes for MSDDRTAQTPAAPAGARDRYRDAGVDIDAGNALVDRIKPAAARTKRSGVAGGIGGFGALFDLKAAGFKDPILVSSTDGVGTKLKIAEAVGRHDTIGIDLVAMCVNDLVVQGAEPLFFLDYFATGKLSVPLAADVIEGIAEGCDQAGCALVGGETAEMPGLYSGSDYDLAGFSVGAAERGTLLPREDVGAGDVVIGLASSGVHSNGYSLVRKLVADGGFDYAAPAPFETTAGSLGEALLTPTRIYVKALMPEIRAGRVKALAHITGGGLLENIPRVLPEGVGADLDAALWTLPPVFRWMARAGELSGHELARTFNCGIGMVVVVAEAEAEAVVAALGAAGEDARVIGRLVPRAAGEALVAIENMEAAWPSVTSPS; via the coding sequence ATGAGCGACGACCGCACCGCACAGACCCCCGCCGCCCCCGCCGGGGCACGTGACCGCTATCGCGATGCGGGCGTCGACATCGACGCCGGCAATGCCCTGGTCGACCGGATCAAGCCTGCCGCCGCCCGCACGAAGCGGTCAGGCGTTGCCGGCGGCATCGGCGGCTTCGGCGCGCTGTTCGACCTGAAGGCGGCGGGTTTCAAGGATCCGATCCTGGTCTCGTCCACCGATGGCGTCGGCACCAAGCTCAAGATCGCCGAGGCTGTCGGCCGTCACGACACCATCGGCATCGATCTGGTCGCCATGTGCGTGAACGACCTGGTGGTCCAGGGCGCCGAGCCGCTGTTCTTCCTGGACTATTTCGCCACCGGCAAGCTCTCGGTGCCGCTTGCGGCCGACGTGATCGAGGGCATCGCCGAAGGCTGCGACCAGGCGGGCTGCGCGCTGGTCGGCGGCGAGACCGCCGAGATGCCCGGCCTCTATTCCGGGTCGGATTACGATCTTGCCGGCTTCTCGGTGGGTGCCGCCGAACGTGGCACCCTGTTGCCGCGCGAAGATGTCGGCGCCGGCGACGTAGTGATCGGGCTCGCCTCTTCCGGCGTGCATTCGAACGGCTATTCGCTGGTCCGCAAGCTGGTCGCCGATGGCGGCTTCGATTATGCCGCACCGGCCCCGTTCGAAACCACGGCGGGCAGCCTGGGCGAAGCCCTGCTCACCCCCACCCGGATCTATGTCAAGGCATTGATGCCCGAGATTCGCGCCGGCCGGGTGAAGGCGCTGGCCCATATCACTGGCGGTGGACTGCTCGAAAACATCCCGCGGGTGCTGCCCGAAGGCGTCGGTGCCGATCTGGATGCCGCCCTCTGGACCCTGCCGCCGGTGTTCCGCTGGATGGCCCGGGCGGGTGAGCTGTCGGGCCACGAACTGGCCCGGACTTTCAATTGCGGCATCGGCATGGTGGTGGTGGTGGCCGAGGCAGAGGCAGAGGCCGTGGTCGCAGCCCTCGGCGCCGCCGGCGAGGATGCCCGGGTGATCGGTCGCTTGGTGCCGCGTGCAGCGGGCGAGGCCCTGGTTGCGATCGAGAACATGGAGGCCGCATGGCCAAGCGTGACGTCGCCGTCCTGA
- a CDS encoding DNA polymerase III subunit chi, translating to MSADTAGGQPPGVEIAFYHLTVTPLEQALPALLERVLAHDWRAVLRAGSAERVKALDSLLWTYDPDSFLPHGSQGDPLPERQPVWLTAGDDMPNDPQVLVLVDGMDHPDPSGFVRVLDLFDGRDDLAVSAARDRWRVRKARGFALTYWRQRPDGRWERAA from the coding sequence ATGTCCGCCGATACGGCCGGGGGGCAGCCCCCCGGGGTGGAAATCGCCTTCTATCATCTGACCGTGACTCCGCTTGAGCAGGCGCTCCCCGCCCTGCTGGAGCGGGTTCTCGCCCACGACTGGCGGGCGGTGCTGCGGGCCGGGTCGGCTGAACGGGTGAAAGCACTGGACAGCCTGCTCTGGACCTACGATCCGGACAGCTTCCTGCCGCATGGCAGCCAGGGGGATCCGCTGCCCGAGCGTCAGCCCGTCTGGCTGACGGCAGGGGACGACATGCCCAATGACCCACAGGTCCTCGTGCTGGTCGACGGGATGGATCATCCCGATCCGTCGGGCTTCGTCCGGGTGCTCGATCTGTTTGACGGGCGCGACGATCTGGCGGTCTCTGCCGCACGCGACCGCTGGCGGGTGCGGAAGGCTCGCGGTTTCGCCCTGACCTACTGGCGCCAGCGACCGGACGGCCGCTGGGAACGGGCGGCCTGA
- a CDS encoding DUF2066 domain-containing protein, with protein sequence MLRLLVPVLAALAVAVLCLAASGAALAQSRAQVYTQDGVAVDEAAGNANAAREKALAVGQRKALDMLLRGMTDPRDHGRLPQPPDDQLLRLVRSIDVSNEAVAPQRYRATLTVRFDAEGVRGLLRNAGIAFAAADQGLSLVVPVIRTDDGIYWDDGWWRAAWEQAVGRGGLIPMLVPLGDLADRQALPADGASLADDVAKGELAKRYDAEGVWVAEAQVTGSQLQGRMTAADGSVYTANGQIAGDNGVTTAAEAVVAQLLDQARSGWRATNIVDYSRRERLDAVVRFANLSVWAEIRRRLTALAMIEKVEETLLSNVGAEITIRYYGDRDGLQAALTRQNLALVPLGVDWELVDRIRNPDAGMQPVPPQNSGLAPYGGVAPATTSTSPAAGGAATTGGAPATGGSIPGAAGPGGGVPPRTVGTGG encoded by the coding sequence ATGCTCCGGCTCCTCGTGCCGGTACTCGCCGCCCTTGCCGTGGCGGTGCTCTGTCTGGCCGCGTCCGGTGCGGCTCTGGCGCAAAGCCGCGCTCAGGTCTACACCCAGGACGGTGTCGCGGTCGATGAAGCCGCGGGTAATGCCAATGCGGCACGCGAAAAGGCGCTTGCCGTTGGTCAGCGCAAGGCGCTGGACATGCTGCTGCGCGGCATGACCGATCCGCGCGATCACGGCCGCCTGCCGCAGCCCCCCGACGATCAGCTGCTCCGGCTGGTCCGCTCGATCGACGTTTCGAACGAAGCGGTGGCGCCGCAGCGCTATCGTGCCACCCTGACCGTGCGCTTCGATGCCGAGGGCGTGCGCGGCCTGCTGCGCAATGCCGGGATCGCCTTCGCTGCTGCCGATCAGGGCCTGTCGCTGGTGGTCCCGGTGATCCGTACCGATGACGGTATCTACTGGGATGACGGCTGGTGGCGTGCCGCCTGGGAACAGGCCGTGGGCCGGGGCGGGCTGATCCCCATGCTGGTGCCGCTCGGCGATCTTGCCGACCGTCAGGCCCTGCCGGCCGATGGTGCCTCGCTCGCCGATGATGTGGCCAAGGGCGAGCTGGCGAAGCGTTACGATGCCGAGGGTGTCTGGGTTGCCGAGGCTCAGGTGACCGGCAGCCAGCTTCAGGGCCGGATGACGGCTGCCGATGGCAGCGTTTATACAGCCAACGGCCAGATTGCCGGCGACAACGGTGTCACGACGGCAGCCGAGGCGGTGGTTGCCCAGTTGTTGGATCAGGCGCGTAGCGGCTGGCGTGCGACCAACATCGTCGACTACAGCCGGCGAGAGCGCCTGGATGCGGTGGTGCGTTTCGCCAATCTGTCGGTCTGGGCCGAGATCCGTCGCCGGCTGACGGCGCTCGCCATGATCGAGAAGGTCGAGGAGACGCTCCTGTCCAATGTCGGTGCCGAGATCACGATCCGCTATTACGGCGATCGTGACGGGCTGCAGGCGGCCTTGACCCGCCAGAATCTGGCGCTGGTACCCCTGGGTGTGGATTGGGAACTGGTCGATCGCATCCGCAATCCCGATGCCGGCATGCAGCCTGTGCCGCCTCAGAACTCCGGTCTTGCTCCCTATGGCGGCGTGGCGCCGGCCACCACGTCCACCTCGCCGGCGGCAGGCGGGGCGGCGACCACCGGCGGTGCGCCGGCCACAGGTGGCAGTATACCGGGCGCGGCCGGGCCGGGCGGCGGCGTGCCGCCGCGCACGGTGGGGACCGGCGGCTGA
- the purN gene encoding phosphoribosylglycinamide formyltransferase: protein MAKRDVAVLISGSGSNLQALIDAVAADPDHPARIRLVISNRPGVYGLERAAAAGIEAVVIDHRTFPDRAAFDAALHAELEARGIELVCLAGFMRILTAPFVEAWTGRMLNIHPSILPAFKGARAIDDALAAGVRITGVTVHYVVPEMDAGPIVVQAAVPVLPGDDHDALAKRIHAAEHRIYPAALRWVAAGDVRLAESGHVEHLTDPVAINSVLISPPALG from the coding sequence ATGGCCAAGCGTGACGTCGCCGTCCTGATCTCCGGATCGGGCAGCAACCTTCAGGCATTGATCGATGCGGTCGCCGCCGATCCGGACCATCCGGCCCGGATCCGGCTGGTGATTTCAAACAGGCCCGGGGTCTACGGGCTGGAGCGGGCTGCCGCGGCCGGTATCGAGGCGGTGGTCATCGATCACAGGACCTTTCCCGACCGGGCTGCCTTTGATGCCGCTCTTCACGCCGAGCTTGAGGCGCGCGGGATCGAACTGGTCTGTCTTGCCGGCTTCATGCGCATCCTGACCGCCCCCTTTGTCGAGGCCTGGACCGGGCGGATGCTGAACATCCACCCCTCAATCCTGCCGGCCTTCAAGGGGGCGCGCGCGATCGACGATGCCCTGGCGGCCGGCGTGCGGATCACCGGCGTCACCGTGCATTACGTGGTTCCGGAAATGGATGCCGGGCCGATCGTGGTTCAGGCCGCGGTACCGGTGCTGCCGGGTGACGATCATGATGCGCTGGCGAAGCGCATCCACGCCGCCGAACACCGGATCTACCCCGCCGCCCTGCGCTGGGTTGCCGCCGGCGACGTGCGGTTGGCAGAGTCGGGCCATGTCGAACACCTGACCGATCCGGTGGCGATCAACTCGGTGCTGATCTCGCCACCCGCCCTCGGCTGA
- a CDS encoding PAS domain S-box protein, protein MARDLLLLSVITTDPHHGACRQPPACDRGRKAVMTEDRPGAVTRPAPDHRSAGRRSMITADAVIAWLKPVAIMLMLAALLLFAIGLVRSNDMVRGVITAAAGDLPRAAIALRDLERTVLAVVAELPSAERTVPDEPDITRIRLDHLRELTAAIDGTGMGAIVRSLPEGGLVLDALRTALRRIDETADTGEAVRELRPIAARLATVLPRIEERTAEARMAARVELRTLQTMSMLSATGVVASVAGLALLSVIMQLRLRASRGRLRDAIEAMSDGFLHIDRNGRVTVANERLRSHLPRAMAAIHRGQPVGLLAAGLAANAADPETMRRRLLHVLNGNPDPGNTLLPVLDVRLADERWLRLRVRVGRDGGRAVTIADVTDLITAEHVRHRQALVFKHLTDGVVLADADGRIIDVSPAAEQLYGVSAAAIEGQPIGLLLRPSDAHQMTRALLDELSGCETAGRAFPIAHPDPDGSFSPTGRDGEATFVALRETSAGFSGVIALIRDVSEIHRVHKLKAAFIAAAAHELRTPTTALVGALRLANHGLGGDVPPRLAALLDMASRNADRLTSVINGLVDVERLESGSFTLARQPVKLVDLLATIAARANDLPHIGLTVSGPADQAGSEEATMVMMDPERLAQALLGVVDQVAGPQPRVGSRTAVRLAWGLNDHRVRMSVEEQSDTAATATEAMPRLSQSRSAPPRRPGDIGFGLAVTRAVVERHGGLIWWETTDAGSRFRIDLPLYQTG, encoded by the coding sequence ATGGCGCGGGATTTGCTTCTCCTATCGGTCATCACAACCGATCCCCACCACGGCGCATGCCGGCAGCCGCCTGCATGTGACCGCGGACGGAAAGCTGTCATGACCGAAGACCGGCCGGGCGCAGTGACGCGCCCCGCACCCGATCACCGAAGCGCCGGAAGACGATCGATGATCACCGCGGATGCGGTGATTGCGTGGCTGAAGCCTGTCGCGATCATGCTCATGCTCGCAGCCCTTCTGCTTTTCGCGATCGGGCTGGTGCGCAGCAATGACATGGTTCGGGGCGTCATCACCGCAGCAGCGGGCGATCTCCCGCGGGCAGCGATCGCCCTTCGCGATCTCGAGCGCACGGTCCTGGCCGTGGTCGCAGAGCTTCCCTCTGCGGAACGTACCGTCCCCGACGAGCCCGACATAACACGCATTCGCCTGGATCACCTGCGAGAGCTGACCGCCGCCATCGACGGCACCGGCATGGGTGCCATCGTCCGCTCCCTGCCGGAAGGGGGGCTGGTTCTGGACGCTTTGCGCACCGCGCTCCGCCGGATCGACGAGACGGCAGATACTGGCGAGGCCGTGCGTGAACTGCGACCGATTGCCGCCCGACTTGCCACCGTGCTCCCCAGGATCGAGGAACGGACGGCAGAAGCCCGCATGGCAGCACGTGTCGAACTCAGAACACTGCAGACCATGAGCATGCTCTCGGCGACCGGTGTCGTGGCATCCGTTGCCGGCCTCGCCCTGTTGTCGGTGATCATGCAGCTCCGGCTCAGAGCAAGCCGCGGCAGGTTGCGCGATGCTATCGAGGCGATGTCCGATGGATTTCTGCACATTGATCGCAATGGCCGGGTGACGGTGGCGAATGAACGCCTGCGCAGCCATCTCCCGCGCGCAATGGCGGCAATTCATCGCGGCCAGCCGGTGGGTTTGCTTGCGGCTGGCCTGGCGGCGAATGCGGCTGACCCGGAGACAATGCGCCGGCGGCTGCTACATGTTCTGAACGGCAACCCTGATCCCGGAAACACTCTGCTTCCGGTCCTTGACGTCAGGCTGGCTGACGAACGCTGGCTGCGCCTCAGGGTTCGGGTCGGCAGGGATGGCGGGCGCGCGGTAACCATCGCCGATGTCACCGACCTCATCACCGCAGAACATGTGCGACATCGTCAGGCGCTGGTCTTCAAGCACCTCACCGATGGCGTGGTGCTGGCCGATGCCGACGGCAGGATCATCGATGTCAGCCCGGCAGCGGAGCAGCTTTACGGCGTGTCTGCGGCTGCCATAGAGGGGCAACCGATCGGCCTGCTGCTTCGACCATCCGACGCGCATCAGATGACCAGGGCCCTGCTCGACGAACTGTCCGGCTGCGAAACTGCGGGGCGTGCATTCCCGATCGCCCACCCTGATCCCGACGGCAGCTTCAGCCCGACCGGCCGCGATGGTGAGGCGACCTTCGTTGCCCTCAGAGAGACATCGGCCGGTTTCAGCGGCGTGATCGCCCTGATCCGGGATGTCAGCGAGATCCACCGCGTCCACAAGTTGAAGGCGGCCTTCATCGCTGCGGCAGCCCATGAACTGCGCACGCCGACGACGGCGCTGGTCGGCGCGTTGCGTCTGGCGAACCATGGTCTGGGCGGCGACGTCCCCCCACGCCTGGCCGCCCTGCTCGACATGGCCTCGCGCAATGCCGATCGCCTGACCTCGGTCATCAACGGCCTGGTGGATGTGGAGCGTCTGGAAAGCGGGAGCTTCACCCTGGCGCGCCAGCCGGTGAAGCTGGTGGATCTGCTGGCGACCATCGCTGCTCGCGCAAACGATCTTCCCCATATCGGGCTGACGGTCAGCGGCCCCGCGGATCAGGCGGGCTCGGAAGAGGCCACCATGGTGATGATGGATCCGGAACGCCTCGCCCAGGCGCTGCTCGGCGTCGTCGATCAGGTGGCCGGTCCGCAGCCGCGCGTCGGGAGCCGCACCGCCGTCAGGCTGGCCTGGGGTCTGAACGACCATCGCGTCCGGATGTCGGTGGAAGAACAATCCGACACGGCCGCCACCGCGACCGAGGCGATGCCCCGCCTGTCTCAGAGCCGGTCGGCACCGCCACGCCGACCGGGCGATATCGGTTTCGGCCTGGCGGTTACCCGGGCGGTAGTCGAGCGCCATGGCGGTCTGATATGGTGGGAAACCACTGACGCGGGCAGCCGGTTCAGGATCGATCTGCCACTGTACCAGACAGGTTGA
- a CDS encoding ABC-F family ATP-binding cassette domain-containing protein — MLHINDLVYRIEGRPLFDGATIAISEGQKVGLVGPNGAGKSTLLRLIRGEISPDAGSVELRPGARMASVAQEAPGGEESAVEHVLGADAERARLLARLAEAEATHDGMAQAEIHARLAEIGAHAAPARAARILSGLGFDEAMQNAACSSFSGGWRMRIALARTLFADADILLLDEPTNHLDLEATIWLESHLASWPGTLVVVSHDRDLLNAVTDRIAHVEGGRLMAYRGNFDQFLRQRAERREHAAKSAQRVEAERKKLQAFIDRFRAKATKAAQAQSRVKALERLGSADAPPPAYEVAFSFPSPETLAPPLIAIDDVTLGYGDAPPVLKGINLRIDQDDRIALLGANGNGKSTLMKLLAGRLEPRSGRMVRPSKLRIGYFAQHQADELIPGETAFQHMRRVMADQHESKVRAHLGRFGLTQARGDTPVEQLSGGEKARLLFALVTRDAPHLLLLDEPTNHLDIEARDALIEAVNEYSGAVVFIAHDRRMVELAAERLWLVADGRCRPYEGDLDDYRRLLLETARATPDRGGVAGDADARTTRRDQRRAAAERREKLKPLKDMVRKAEAEVEKLTRERDRLAAILADPKLYDGPQAKVAEATRAKGKVDADLEAAEERWLAAAEAYETAEAEALADA; from the coding sequence ATGCTGCACATCAACGATCTCGTCTATCGCATCGAAGGTCGGCCGCTGTTCGACGGCGCGACCATCGCCATCTCCGAAGGCCAGAAGGTTGGCCTTGTCGGGCCGAACGGCGCCGGCAAGTCGACGCTGTTGCGCCTCATCCGTGGCGAGATCTCCCCCGATGCCGGATCGGTGGAGCTGCGACCCGGTGCGCGCATGGCCTCGGTCGCTCAGGAGGCGCCGGGCGGCGAGGAAAGCGCGGTCGAGCATGTGCTGGGTGCCGATGCGGAGCGGGCGCGCCTGCTTGCGCGGCTGGCCGAGGCAGAGGCCACCCATGACGGCATGGCCCAGGCAGAGATCCACGCCCGCCTGGCGGAGATCGGCGCCCATGCCGCTCCGGCGCGTGCAGCACGTATTCTGTCCGGCCTCGGTTTCGACGAGGCCATGCAGAATGCCGCCTGTTCAAGCTTCTCGGGCGGCTGGCGGATGCGCATTGCGCTTGCCCGCACGCTCTTCGCCGATGCCGACATCCTGCTGCTCGACGAGCCGACCAATCACCTTGATCTGGAAGCCACGATCTGGCTTGAGAGCCATCTCGCCTCGTGGCCGGGCACGCTTGTGGTGGTCAGCCATGATCGCGATCTGCTGAATGCCGTGACCGATCGCATCGCCCATGTCGAGGGCGGGCGGCTGATGGCCTATCGCGGCAATTTCGACCAGTTCCTGCGCCAGCGCGCCGAACGGCGCGAGCACGCGGCAAAATCTGCCCAGCGCGTGGAAGCTGAGCGGAAAAAACTGCAGGCCTTCATCGACCGTTTCCGCGCCAAAGCGACCAAAGCTGCCCAGGCACAGAGCCGGGTGAAGGCGCTGGAACGCCTCGGCTCGGCCGACGCGCCGCCACCTGCCTATGAAGTCGCCTTCTCTTTCCCCTCGCCCGAGACCCTGGCGCCACCGCTCATCGCCATCGACGATGTGACGCTCGGCTATGGCGATGCGCCACCGGTGCTGAAAGGCATCAATCTGCGCATCGATCAGGACGACCGGATCGCCCTGCTCGGCGCCAACGGTAACGGCAAGTCGACGCTGATGAAGCTGCTTGCCGGCCGGCTGGAGCCGCGGTCAGGCCGGATGGTGCGCCCGTCGAAGCTCAGGATCGGCTATTTCGCGCAGCATCAGGCCGACGAACTGATCCCGGGCGAAACAGCCTTCCAGCATATGCGCCGGGTAATGGCAGACCAGCATGAAAGCAAGGTGCGCGCCCATCTGGGTCGCTTCGGCCTGACACAGGCGCGGGGTGATACGCCCGTGGAACAGCTGTCGGGCGGTGAGAAGGCCCGGCTGCTCTTCGCGCTCGTAACCCGTGACGCCCCGCATCTGCTGCTGCTGGACGAGCCCACCAACCATCTCGACATCGAGGCGCGTGATGCGCTGATCGAGGCGGTGAACGAGTATTCCGGCGCCGTGGTCTTCATCGCCCATGACCGGCGCATGGTGGAGCTTGCCGCAGAACGGCTGTGGCTGGTCGCCGATGGCCGCTGCCGGCCCTATGAGGGCGATCTCGACGATTACCGGCGCCTGCTGCTGGAAACCGCCCGCGCTACCCCCGACCGGGGCGGCGTTGCCGGTGATGCCGATGCACGTACCACCCGTCGCGACCAGCGCCGGGCCGCCGCCGAACGGCGCGAAAAATTAAAGCCTCTCAAGGATATGGTTCGAAAAGCTGAGGCGGAAGTTGAGAAACTGACCCGGGAGCGCGACCGCCTTGCCGCCATCCTGGCCGACCCCAAGCTCTATGACGGACCGCAGGCCAAGGTTGCCGAAGCGACCCGGGCAAAGGGCAAGGTCGATGCCGATCTCGAGGCGGCCGAAGAGCGCTGGCTTGCAGCCGCGGAGGCCTACGAGACGGCGGAAGCCGAGGCGTTGGCCGACGCCTGA
- a CDS encoding leucyl aminopeptidase, with protein sequence MTISFATSSIPAGGTLVLPVSEGRALTPAGQAVDEATGGALGRAMAATRFEGKAEQQAVVLAPHGVGLDRVVLLGIGKAGEFDALKALKFGGRAVRSAAGAAAIAVDISGLDGDQAALAAEVALGARLRAWRFDRYRSKKEGDDAPVDPAVTVMSGAGTDAAVAFEARHAAGDGVDFTRELISEPANVLTPRNFMERLKDLARLGIDVEVLDRDRMAALGMNALLGVAQGSVNEPYLVIMRWTGCENDSDPVAFVGKGVCFDSGGISIKPAGGMEEMKWDMGGAGIVAGLLRTLAQRKARVNVVGVVGLVENMPSGTAQRPGDVVTSLSGQTIEVINTDAEGRLVLADALTYTRDRFKPSAIIDLATLTGAIIVALGTYNAGLFANDDGLANALLSASAATGEGLWRLPLSDAYDKDINSDIADMKNVGKGRDGGSITAAQFLKRFVGDTPWAHLDVAGVVWGKGDTDLGPKGATGYGVRLLDRLVADRFEAGA encoded by the coding sequence ATGACCATCAGCTTCGCGACGTCGTCGATTCCAGCCGGCGGCACCCTCGTTCTTCCCGTGTCCGAAGGTCGGGCGCTGACGCCCGCCGGACAGGCGGTCGACGAGGCGACCGGCGGCGCGCTGGGCCGGGCCATGGCGGCCACCCGTTTCGAAGGCAAGGCCGAGCAGCAGGCCGTCGTTCTGGCGCCGCACGGGGTGGGGCTCGATCGGGTCGTTCTGCTCGGCATCGGCAAGGCCGGAGAGTTTGATGCCCTGAAGGCGCTGAAGTTCGGCGGCCGGGCAGTGCGCTCGGCAGCCGGTGCTGCGGCGATTGCCGTCGACATTTCCGGGCTCGACGGGGATCAGGCTGCGCTCGCGGCCGAGGTCGCCCTCGGCGCGCGGCTGCGCGCCTGGCGGTTCGATCGCTATCGCAGCAAGAAGGAGGGCGACGATGCCCCGGTCGACCCGGCCGTCACCGTGATGAGCGGGGCCGGTACCGATGCGGCCGTCGCCTTCGAGGCCCGTCATGCGGCAGGTGACGGTGTCGATTTTACCCGCGAACTGATCTCGGAACCGGCCAACGTTCTCACGCCCCGCAATTTCATGGAGCGGCTGAAGGATCTTGCCCGGCTCGGCATCGATGTCGAAGTCCTGGACCGCGACCGCATGGCGGCTTTGGGCATGAACGCCCTGCTGGGCGTGGCGCAGGGCAGCGTCAACGAGCCCTATCTGGTCATCATGCGCTGGACCGGCTGCGAGAACGATAGCGATCCGGTGGCGTTCGTCGGCAAGGGCGTGTGCTTCGACAGCGGCGGCATTTCGATCAAGCCCGCAGGCGGCATGGAAGAGATGAAGTGGGATATGGGCGGCGCCGGCATCGTCGCCGGCCTGCTTCGCACGCTCGCCCAGCGCAAGGCGCGGGTGAACGTGGTCGGCGTGGTAGGTCTGGTTGAGAACATGCCCTCCGGAACCGCGCAGCGGCCGGGCGATGTGGTCACCTCGCTCTCCGGCCAGACCATCGAGGTCATCAACACCGATGCGGAGGGCCGGCTGGTCCTGGCCGATGCGCTGACCTATACCCGGGATCGCTTCAAGCCGTCGGCCATCATCGATCTGGCGACCTTGACCGGCGCAATCATCGTGGCGCTGGGGACCTACAACGCCGGCCTGTTCGCCAATGACGACGGTCTGGCGAATGCACTGCTCTCGGCCTCGGCCGCGACCGGAGAGGGGCTGTGGCGCCTGCCGCTGTCGGATGCCTACGACAAGGACATCAATTCCGACATCGCCGACATGAAGAATGTCGGCAAGGGGCGGGATGGCGGCAGCATTACCGCCGCCCAGTTCCTGAAGCGTTTCGTGGGCGATACCCCCTGGGCGCATCTCGATGTGGCGGGTGTGGTCTGGGGCAAGGGTGACACCGATCTGGGCCCCAAGGGGGCGACCGGCTACGGCGTGCGCCTGCTTGACCGGCTGGTCGCCGATCGTTTCGAAGCCGGCGCGTGA
- the ndk gene encoding nucleoside-diphosphate kinase, with product MATERTLSIIKPDATRRNLTGQINARFEAKGLRIVAQKRLQLTKAQAEGFYAVHSERPFFNDLVAFMISGPVVVQVLEGENAVAANREIMGATNPANAAEGTIRKDFAESIEANSVHGSDSAENAAIEIAYFFAQTEIVG from the coding sequence ATGGCCACCGAGCGCACCCTGTCGATCATCAAGCCCGACGCCACCCGCCGCAACCTGACCGGCCAGATCAATGCCCGTTTCGAGGCGAAGGGTCTGCGTATCGTTGCCCAGAAGCGCCTGCAGCTGACCAAGGCCCAGGCCGAGGGCTTTTACGCGGTGCACAGCGAGCGCCCCTTCTTCAACGACCTCGTCGCTTTCATGATCTCGGGCCCGGTCGTGGTCCAGGTGCTTGAGGGTGAGAATGCGGTTGCCGCCAACCGCGAGATCATGGGCGCCACCAACCCGGCCAATGCCGCCGAGGGCACCATCCGCAAGGATTTCGCTGAGTCGATCGAAGCCAACTCGGTTCATGGTTCGGATTCGGCCGAGAACGCGGCGATCGAGATCGCCTACTTCTTCGCCCAGACCGAGATCGTCGGCTGA